The Denticeps clupeoides chromosome 5, fDenClu1.1, whole genome shotgun sequence genome includes a region encoding these proteins:
- the LOC114789712 gene encoding phosphorylase b kinase regulatory subunit alpha, liver isoform-like isoform X4, translating to MRSRSNSGVRLDGYARLVQETILCYQNPVTGLLPASEQQKDAWVRDNVYSILAVWGLGMAYRKNADRDEDKAKAYELEQSVVKLMQGLLQCMMRQVAKVEKFKKTQSTKDCLHAKYQTTTCGTVVGDDKWGHLQVDATSLYLLFLAQMTASGLRIISNLDEVAFIQNLVFYIEAAYKVADYGMWERGDKTNKGIPELNGSSVGMAKAALEAIDELDLFGAHGGPKSVIHVLPDEVEHCQSILCSMLPRASTSKEIDAGLLSVISFPAFAVEDADLVNVTKGEIISKLQGRYGCCRFIRDGYKTPKEDPARLHYDPAELKLFENIECEWPVFWTYLILDGIFNGEHVQVQEYREALDEVLIRRKNGIHLMPELYSVPIDKVEEEYRMPHTVDRVATGQLPHLWGQSLYIVSCLLAEGFLAPGEIDPLNRRFSTCFKPDVVVQVCVLAETAEIKELLRDHGIEVEMVSEALPIHVMPARILSHIYVKLGNCKKLNLTGRPYRHIGVLGTSKFYEIRNRTYTFTPQFIDQHHFYLALDNQMIVEMLRTELAYLSSCWRMTGRPTLTFPITHSMLVEDGDSIDPCILATLRKLQDGYFGGARVQMDKLCNFLTTSFHTKLTFMDADSEDNLLEEEDEEDEEEEMFTASGSSKDMFDQYLTELLQSTAKTSHLPPTQRGQQHVFSAEHTTRDILSFMAQIQGLSMPKASMYLPVIPMMNKHRKSLNLLEVPQAYHHAAQTNKTKASSAALHLPCDAQGNTDFDLLVRQLKECPTLQDQADILYILYAMKGADWMVNLSGQSGVTVHSLLEEIYIKAGSSKEWGLIRYISGILRKRVEVLAEACTDLISHHKQLTVGLPPEPREKVITAPLPPEELITLIYEASGQDISIAVLTQEIMVYLAMYIRSQPALFGDMLRLRIGLIMQVMATELARSLHCSGEEASESLMSLSPSDMKNLLHHILSGKEFGVERSMRPLESTATSPAISIHELGHTGATKTERTGIRKLKSEIKQLDDSRPISIFSSSHSISSNVTSPRSTRCSSPSTPSGILSPTGTGDSQLIWEERQGQWLRRRRLDGAINRVPMGFYQKVWKILQKCHGLSIAGYVLPSSTTQEISNCGQTQ from the exons ATGCGCAGTCGCAGCAATTCCGGCGTGAGGCTGGATGGTTATGCCAGACTTGTGCAGGAGACGATACTTTGCTACCAG aaccCTGTCACAGGTCTTCTCCCAGCCAGTGAGCAACAGAAAGATGCCTGGGTTAGAGATAATGTTTACAGCATACTGGCCGTGTGGGGGCTTGGCATGGCCTACCGCAAGAACGCGGACCGTGATGAGGACAAAGCCAAAGCCTATGAACTGGAACAG AGTGTCGTAAAACTCATGCAAGGCCTCCTGCAATGCATGATGAGACAG GTGGCAAAGGTTGAGAAgttcaaaaaaacacagagcaccAAGGACTGCCTGCATGCCAAGTACCAAACAACCACGTGTGGGACTGTGGTGGGGGATGACAAGTGGGGTCACTTGCAGGTGGATGCAACCTCTCTGTACCTTCTGTTCCTGGCCCAGATGACGGCCTCAG GTCTGCGGATCATTTCAAACTTGGATGAAGTAGCATTTATCCAGAACCTGGTGTTCTACATTGAGGCTGCTTATAAAGTTGCT GATTATGGCATGTGGGAGAGAGGGGATAAGACCAACAAGGGAATTCCAGAACTTAATGGCAGCTCTGTAGGGATGGCTAag GCCGCATTGGAGGCCATTGATGAGCTGGACCTTTTTGGGGCTCATGGTGGACCCAAATCAGTCATTCATGTTCTTCCAGATGAAGTGGAGCACTGCCAG TCGATTTTATGTTCCATGCTGCCAAGAGCCTCGACCTCCAAGGAGATTGATGCTGGCCTGCTGTCCGTCATTTCGTTTCCTGCGTTTGCCGTGGAGGATGCTGACCTTGTAAATGTGACCAAAGGAGAGATCATCTCTAAGCTCCAA GGTCGATATGGCTGCTGCCGATTCATCAGAGATGGTTATAAAACCCCAAAGGAG GATCCCGCTCGGCTCCACTATGATCCTGCTGAGCTCAAGCTGTTTGAGAACATTGAGTGTGAATGGCCAGTGTTCTGGACCTACCTCATACTGGATGGTATTTTCAATGGAGAACATGTACAG GTTCAGGAGTACAGGGAGGCTCTGGATGAAGTTCTGATTCGTAGGAAAAATGGGATCCATCTGATGCCAGAGCTGTATTCGGTCCCCATAGACAAG GTCGAAGAGGAATACAGGATGCCCCATACTGTGGACAGGGTGGCCACTGGCCAGCTGCCACACCTGTGGGGACAATCTCTTTACATTGTGAGCTGTCTGCTGGCTGAG GGATTTCTGGCCCCAGGAGAGATAGATCCCCTGAACAGAAGATTCTCCACCTGTTTCAAACCTGACGTTGTTGTGCAAG tttgtgtgttggcAGAAACTGCTGAAATCAAGGAACTTCTGAGGGACCATGGAATTGAGGTAGAAATGGTTTCTGAGGCCCTACCCATTCATGTTATGCCTGCTCGCATCCTCAGTCACATCTATGTGAAACTCG GAAACTGTAAGAAGCTGAATTTAACTGGCCGTCCTTACAGGCACATTGGAGTCCTGGGAACTTCTAAATTTTATGAGATCAGGAATCGTACCTACACATTTACACCTCAG TTCATTGACCAGCATCACTTCTATTTGGCGCTGGATAACCAGATGATTGTAGAAATGCTGCGTACCGAGCTAGCCTACCTCTCTTCCTGTTGGAGAATGACAGGAAGACCCACACTCACCTTTCCAATCACACACAGCATGCTGG TGGAGGATGGTGATAGTATTGATCCATGTATCCTGGCCACTTTGAGAAAGCTGCAGGATGGATACTTTGGAGGTGCAAG GGTCCAAATGGACAAGCTGTGCAATTTCCTCACAACCTCCTTCCACACCAAGCTTACCTTCATGGATGCAGACTCAGAGGACAacctgctggaggaggaggatgaggaggatgaagaagaggaaatgTTTACAGCCTCAG GCAGCTCTAAGGACATGTTTGATCAGTACCTCACTGAGCTGCTTCAGAGCACAGCAAAAACGAGCCACCTCCCTCCCACTCAGAGGGGACAGCAACACGTCTTCAGTGCAGAACACACCACCAGGGACATCCTGTCCTTTATGGCGCAGATCCAGGGTCTCAGCATGCCCA AAGCATCAATGTATCTCCCTGTTATTCCTATGATGAACAAACACCGCAAGTCTCTAAACCTATTGGAGGTGCCACAGGCATACCACCATGCTGCTCAAACAAACAAGACAAAG GCTTCCAGTGCTGCTCTGCATTTACCATGTGATGCTCAGGGAAACACAGATTTTGACTTGCTGGTGAGGCAGCTGAAGGAATGTCCCACTCTTCAGGACCAGGCTGACATCCTTTACATCCTGTATGCCATGAA GGGTGCGGACTGGATGGTGAACCTCTCGGGACAGAGTGGGGTGACCGTACACTCCCTGCTTGAGGAGATCTATATTAAAGCTGGGTCCTCAAAAGAATGGGGGCTCATTCGTTACATCTCCGGCATCTTACGCAAGAGGGTGGAGGTGCTGGCagag GCCTGCACCGATCTAATATCTCATCATAAGCAGCTAACAGTGGGTCTGCCTCCAGAACCAAGGGAAAAAGTCATCACTGC tcCTCTACCTCCTGAAGAATTAATCACACTGATCTATGAAGCCAGTGGACAGGATATCAGCATTGCTGTGCTTACACAG GAAATTATGGTGTACCTGGCCATGTATATCCGCTCCCAGCCGGCTCTGTTTGGAGACATGCTGCGTCTGCGCATCGGCCTCATCATGCAGGTGATGGCCACAGAGCTGGCCCGCAGTCTGCACTGCTCTG GGGAGGAGGCCTCAGAGAGTCTGATGAGTCTCAGTCCCTCAGACATGAAGAACCTGTTGCACCACATCCTCAGTGGGAAGGAGTTTGGTGTGGAGAGGAGCA TGCGCCCCCTTGAGTCCACAGCAACCAGTCCGGCGATCTCCATCCATGAGCTGGGACACACTGGAGCCACCAAGACTGAGCGCACGGGCATAAGGAAACTGAAGAGCGAGATCAAGCAG CTGGATGACTCAAGGCCGATCAGC ATCTTTAGCAGTTCTCATTCCATCAGCAGCAATGTGACATCACCTCGTTCAACG AGATGCAGCAGTCCTTCCACTCCCAGCGGCATCCTGTCGCCCACTGGCACAGGGGATTCGCAGCTGATTTGGGAGGAGAGACAGGGCCAGTGGCTGCGCAGGAGGCGCCTGGATGGTGCCATTAACAGGGTCCCGATGGGGTTCTACCAAAAAGTCTGGAAGATTCTGCAGAAGTGCCATGGTCTGTCTATTGCTGGCTATGTTCTTCCTTCGTCCACCACACAAGAG ATCAGCAACTGTGGCCAGACTCAATAA
- the LOC114789712 gene encoding phosphorylase b kinase regulatory subunit alpha, liver isoform-like isoform X5: MRSRSNSGVRLDGYARLVQETILCYQNPVTGLLPASEQQKDAWVRDNVYSILAVWGLGMAYRKNADRDEDKAKAYELEQSVVKLMQGLLQCMMRQVAKVEKFKKTQSTKDCLHAKYQTTTCGTVVGDDKWGHLQVDATSLYLLFLAQMTASGLRIISNLDEVAFIQNLVFYIEAAYKVADYGMWERGDKTNKGIPELNGSSVGMAKAALEAIDELDLFGAHGGPKSVIHVLPDEVEHCQSILCSMLPRASTSKEIDAGLLSVISFPAFAVEDADLVNVTKGEIISKLQGRYGCCRFIRDGYKTPKEDPARLHYDPAELKLFENIECEWPVFWTYLILDGIFNGEHVQVQEYREALDEVLIRRKNGIHLMPELYSVPIDKVEEEYRMPHTVDRVATGQLPHLWGQSLYIVSCLLAEGFLAPGEIDPLNRRFSTCFKPDVVVQVCVLAETAEIKELLRDHGIEVEMVSEALPIHVMPARILSHIYVKLGNCKKLNLTGRPYRHIGVLGTSKFYEIRNRTYTFTPQFIDQHHFYLALDNQMIVEMLRTELAYLSSCWRMTGRPTLTFPITHSMLVEDGDSIDPCILATLRKLQDGYFGGARVQMDKLCNFLTTSFHTKLTFMDADSEDNLLEEEDEEDEEEEMFTASGSSKDMFDQYLTELLQSTAKTSHLPPTQRGQQHVFSAEHTTRDILSFMAQIQGLSMPKASMYLPVIPMMNKHRKSLNLLEVPQAYHHAAQTNKTKASSAALHLPCDAQGNTDFDLLVRQLKECPTLQDQADILYILYAMKGADWMVNLSGQSGVTVHSLLEEIYIKAGSSKEWGLIRYISGILRKRVEVLAEACTDLISHHKQLTVGLPPEPREKVITAPLPPEELITLIYEASGQDISIAVLTQEIMVYLAMYIRSQPALFGDMLRLRIGLIMQVMATELARSLHCSGEEASESLMSLSPSDMKNLLHHILSGKEFGVERSMRPLESTATSPAISIHELGHTGATKTERTGIRKLKSEIKQLDDSRPISVDL; this comes from the exons ATGCGCAGTCGCAGCAATTCCGGCGTGAGGCTGGATGGTTATGCCAGACTTGTGCAGGAGACGATACTTTGCTACCAG aaccCTGTCACAGGTCTTCTCCCAGCCAGTGAGCAACAGAAAGATGCCTGGGTTAGAGATAATGTTTACAGCATACTGGCCGTGTGGGGGCTTGGCATGGCCTACCGCAAGAACGCGGACCGTGATGAGGACAAAGCCAAAGCCTATGAACTGGAACAG AGTGTCGTAAAACTCATGCAAGGCCTCCTGCAATGCATGATGAGACAG GTGGCAAAGGTTGAGAAgttcaaaaaaacacagagcaccAAGGACTGCCTGCATGCCAAGTACCAAACAACCACGTGTGGGACTGTGGTGGGGGATGACAAGTGGGGTCACTTGCAGGTGGATGCAACCTCTCTGTACCTTCTGTTCCTGGCCCAGATGACGGCCTCAG GTCTGCGGATCATTTCAAACTTGGATGAAGTAGCATTTATCCAGAACCTGGTGTTCTACATTGAGGCTGCTTATAAAGTTGCT GATTATGGCATGTGGGAGAGAGGGGATAAGACCAACAAGGGAATTCCAGAACTTAATGGCAGCTCTGTAGGGATGGCTAag GCCGCATTGGAGGCCATTGATGAGCTGGACCTTTTTGGGGCTCATGGTGGACCCAAATCAGTCATTCATGTTCTTCCAGATGAAGTGGAGCACTGCCAG TCGATTTTATGTTCCATGCTGCCAAGAGCCTCGACCTCCAAGGAGATTGATGCTGGCCTGCTGTCCGTCATTTCGTTTCCTGCGTTTGCCGTGGAGGATGCTGACCTTGTAAATGTGACCAAAGGAGAGATCATCTCTAAGCTCCAA GGTCGATATGGCTGCTGCCGATTCATCAGAGATGGTTATAAAACCCCAAAGGAG GATCCCGCTCGGCTCCACTATGATCCTGCTGAGCTCAAGCTGTTTGAGAACATTGAGTGTGAATGGCCAGTGTTCTGGACCTACCTCATACTGGATGGTATTTTCAATGGAGAACATGTACAG GTTCAGGAGTACAGGGAGGCTCTGGATGAAGTTCTGATTCGTAGGAAAAATGGGATCCATCTGATGCCAGAGCTGTATTCGGTCCCCATAGACAAG GTCGAAGAGGAATACAGGATGCCCCATACTGTGGACAGGGTGGCCACTGGCCAGCTGCCACACCTGTGGGGACAATCTCTTTACATTGTGAGCTGTCTGCTGGCTGAG GGATTTCTGGCCCCAGGAGAGATAGATCCCCTGAACAGAAGATTCTCCACCTGTTTCAAACCTGACGTTGTTGTGCAAG tttgtgtgttggcAGAAACTGCTGAAATCAAGGAACTTCTGAGGGACCATGGAATTGAGGTAGAAATGGTTTCTGAGGCCCTACCCATTCATGTTATGCCTGCTCGCATCCTCAGTCACATCTATGTGAAACTCG GAAACTGTAAGAAGCTGAATTTAACTGGCCGTCCTTACAGGCACATTGGAGTCCTGGGAACTTCTAAATTTTATGAGATCAGGAATCGTACCTACACATTTACACCTCAG TTCATTGACCAGCATCACTTCTATTTGGCGCTGGATAACCAGATGATTGTAGAAATGCTGCGTACCGAGCTAGCCTACCTCTCTTCCTGTTGGAGAATGACAGGAAGACCCACACTCACCTTTCCAATCACACACAGCATGCTGG TGGAGGATGGTGATAGTATTGATCCATGTATCCTGGCCACTTTGAGAAAGCTGCAGGATGGATACTTTGGAGGTGCAAG GGTCCAAATGGACAAGCTGTGCAATTTCCTCACAACCTCCTTCCACACCAAGCTTACCTTCATGGATGCAGACTCAGAGGACAacctgctggaggaggaggatgaggaggatgaagaagaggaaatgTTTACAGCCTCAG GCAGCTCTAAGGACATGTTTGATCAGTACCTCACTGAGCTGCTTCAGAGCACAGCAAAAACGAGCCACCTCCCTCCCACTCAGAGGGGACAGCAACACGTCTTCAGTGCAGAACACACCACCAGGGACATCCTGTCCTTTATGGCGCAGATCCAGGGTCTCAGCATGCCCA AAGCATCAATGTATCTCCCTGTTATTCCTATGATGAACAAACACCGCAAGTCTCTAAACCTATTGGAGGTGCCACAGGCATACCACCATGCTGCTCAAACAAACAAGACAAAG GCTTCCAGTGCTGCTCTGCATTTACCATGTGATGCTCAGGGAAACACAGATTTTGACTTGCTGGTGAGGCAGCTGAAGGAATGTCCCACTCTTCAGGACCAGGCTGACATCCTTTACATCCTGTATGCCATGAA GGGTGCGGACTGGATGGTGAACCTCTCGGGACAGAGTGGGGTGACCGTACACTCCCTGCTTGAGGAGATCTATATTAAAGCTGGGTCCTCAAAAGAATGGGGGCTCATTCGTTACATCTCCGGCATCTTACGCAAGAGGGTGGAGGTGCTGGCagag GCCTGCACCGATCTAATATCTCATCATAAGCAGCTAACAGTGGGTCTGCCTCCAGAACCAAGGGAAAAAGTCATCACTGC tcCTCTACCTCCTGAAGAATTAATCACACTGATCTATGAAGCCAGTGGACAGGATATCAGCATTGCTGTGCTTACACAG GAAATTATGGTGTACCTGGCCATGTATATCCGCTCCCAGCCGGCTCTGTTTGGAGACATGCTGCGTCTGCGCATCGGCCTCATCATGCAGGTGATGGCCACAGAGCTGGCCCGCAGTCTGCACTGCTCTG GGGAGGAGGCCTCAGAGAGTCTGATGAGTCTCAGTCCCTCAGACATGAAGAACCTGTTGCACCACATCCTCAGTGGGAAGGAGTTTGGTGTGGAGAGGAGCA TGCGCCCCCTTGAGTCCACAGCAACCAGTCCGGCGATCTCCATCCATGAGCTGGGACACACTGGAGCCACCAAGACTGAGCGCACGGGCATAAGGAAACTGAAGAGCGAGATCAAGCAG CTGGATGACTCAAGGCCGATCAGCGTGG ATCTTTAG